In one window of Streptomyces kaniharaensis DNA:
- a CDS encoding CBS domain-containing protein, which produces MTRTPSTVGDVMTHAVVAVGRDADFREIAETLQRWQVSAVPVLTGDGRVIGVVSEADLLTARDRDGERAEALTAGRMMSVPAVTVHPGSPINEAARAMARGHLKRLPVVDEEDYLVGIVSRGDLLKVYLEDDRELADRVRFELTATLGPAAPVGIDVRSTDGRITLSGDLPDAVTAPVLERLVRSVPGVVGVELRLTAPA; this is translated from the coding sequence ATGACCCGCACACCGAGCACCGTCGGCGACGTCATGACCCACGCGGTGGTGGCGGTCGGCCGCGACGCGGACTTCCGTGAGATCGCCGAGACCCTGCAACGCTGGCAGGTCAGCGCGGTGCCCGTGCTGACCGGCGACGGCCGGGTCATCGGCGTGGTCTCCGAGGCCGACCTGCTCACCGCCCGGGACCGGGACGGCGAGCGGGCCGAAGCCCTGACGGCCGGGCGGATGATGTCCGTCCCGGCGGTCACCGTGCACCCCGGCAGCCCGATCAACGAGGCCGCCCGGGCGATGGCCCGCGGGCACCTCAAGCGGCTTCCGGTCGTGGACGAGGAGGACTACCTGGTGGGCATCGTCAGCCGGGGCGACCTCCTCAAGGTCTATCTGGAGGACGACCGCGAGCTCGCCGATCGGGTCCGCTTCGAACTGACCGCCACCCTCGGCCCGGCGGCGCCGGTGGGCATCGACGTGCGGTCCACGGACGGACGCATCACCCTGTCCGGCGACCTGCCCGACGCCGTCACCGCGCCCGTCCTGGAGCGGCTGGTGCGGTCCGTGCCGGGCGTGGTGGGCGTCGAACTCCGCCTCACGGCCCCGGCCTGA
- a CDS encoding response regulator codes for MADDAAAGAGDPVKVFLLDDHEVVRRGVHDLLDAEPGFTVVGEASTVAQALARVPALRPDVAVLDMRLPDGDGVTVCRELRSRMPELACLILTSFDDEEALLDSIMAGAAGYVLKQISGTDLVSAVRTVASGQSMLDPGAATRLMARLRGEAAQQPSDGPHLTDREREILALVGEGLTNRQIGQRLYLAEKTVKNHISRLLAKLGVERRVQAAVIATQVLSGQDNPAARRTV; via the coding sequence ATGGCGGACGACGCGGCGGCGGGCGCGGGCGACCCGGTGAAGGTGTTCCTCCTGGACGATCACGAGGTCGTACGACGAGGCGTGCACGACCTGCTGGACGCGGAGCCCGGCTTCACGGTGGTCGGCGAGGCCTCCACCGTGGCGCAGGCGCTCGCCCGCGTGCCGGCGCTCAGGCCGGACGTCGCGGTCCTGGACATGCGGCTGCCCGACGGCGACGGCGTGACGGTCTGCCGCGAACTGCGGTCCCGGATGCCCGAGTTGGCCTGCCTGATCCTCACGTCCTTCGACGACGAGGAGGCGCTGCTCGACTCGATCATGGCCGGCGCCGCCGGCTACGTCCTCAAGCAGATCAGCGGCACCGACCTCGTCTCGGCGGTCCGCACCGTGGCCTCCGGCCAGTCCATGCTCGACCCCGGTGCCGCCACCCGGCTGATGGCCAGACTGCGCGGCGAGGCCGCTCAGCAGCCGTCCGACGGCCCGCACCTCACCGACCGCGAGCGGGAAATCCTCGCCCTGGTCGGCGAGGGCCTGACCAACCGGCAGATCGGCCAGCGGCTCTATCTCGCCGAGAAGACCGTCAAGAACCACATCTCCCGCCTGCTCGCCAAACTCGGCGTGGAACGCCGAGTCCAGGCCGCCGTGATCGCCACCCAGGTACTATCGGGCCAGGACAACCCGGCGGCCCGCAGGACCGTCTGA
- a CDS encoding CBS domain-containing protein: MKHSILDGTAADTFPASEPDRAPGRIRVRDCMSFPQPSAGRRPHPAVAVTPGTDFATVAAVLSASRRGIVPVVSVDGTVTGVVAASDLLAAYAEEDTKGELLARDLMATPAVTVTEDTSVTEAVALVTEHSLHHLPVVDGDGRLTGLLSSHDLLDALRREDEAIRSEALALALTPGSAVFPGSLHVRCERGVVSVSGRTRTRSDAAALCLQIARIDGLTGLADHLTWDLDDTEPPSPA; the protein is encoded by the coding sequence GTGAAGCACAGCATCCTCGACGGCACGGCGGCCGACACATTCCCGGCGTCCGAGCCCGACCGGGCCCCCGGCCGCATCCGGGTCCGCGACTGCATGAGCTTCCCCCAGCCTTCGGCCGGGAGGCGCCCCCACCCAGCAGTCGCCGTCACCCCCGGCACCGACTTCGCCACCGTCGCCGCCGTACTGAGCGCCTCGCGGCGCGGCATCGTGCCCGTGGTGTCGGTGGACGGCACGGTCACCGGCGTGGTCGCCGCCTCCGACCTCCTCGCCGCCTATGCCGAGGAGGACACCAAGGGCGAACTGCTCGCCCGCGACCTCATGGCCACCCCAGCCGTCACCGTCACGGAGGACACGAGCGTCACCGAGGCGGTGGCCCTGGTGACCGAGCACTCCCTGCACCACCTGCCCGTCGTGGACGGCGATGGTCGGCTGACGGGCCTGCTCTCCTCGCACGATCTGCTCGACGCGCTGCGCCGCGAGGACGAGGCGATCCGCTCCGAGGCGCTGGCGCTCGCCCTGACTCCCGGAAGCGCCGTTTTCCCCGGCTCGCTGCACGTCCGCTGCGAACGCGGAGTGGTCTCGGTGAGCGGCCGCACCCGCACCCGCAGTGACGCCGCCGCCCTCTGCCTCCAGATCGCCCGCATCGACGGCCTCACCGGCCTCGCCGACCACCTCACCTGGGACCTCGACGACACCGAGCCACCGTCACCTGCCTGA
- a CDS encoding CBS domain-containing protein — protein sequence MQHRSVNDVMTREVVTARPDTPFKEIAALFHRNDITAIPVIDDQGRPLGMVSEADLLRKEAVLPDPEGRFPGRWLDAKDRARAEAETAGGLMTSPAVTARPGWSVPEAARAMDKHKVKRLPVVDEIGRVVGIVSRRDLLQVFLRHDAAIRDEINHDVLGQTLWLAPGDVQVAVTEGVVTLEGRLPRRSLIPITEQLCRAVDGVVAVHHTLDWAEDDTSPDLEHPRAYRAAS from the coding sequence ATGCAGCACCGCAGCGTCAATGACGTGATGACCCGTGAGGTCGTCACCGCCCGGCCCGACACGCCGTTCAAGGAGATCGCGGCGCTGTTCCACCGCAACGACATCACCGCCATCCCGGTGATCGACGACCAGGGCCGGCCGCTCGGCATGGTCTCGGAGGCCGATCTGCTCCGCAAGGAGGCCGTCCTGCCCGACCCGGAGGGCCGCTTCCCGGGACGCTGGCTGGACGCCAAGGACCGTGCCCGTGCCGAGGCCGAGACCGCCGGGGGGCTGATGACCAGCCCCGCCGTCACCGCCCGCCCGGGCTGGTCGGTGCCCGAGGCCGCCCGCGCCATGGACAAGCACAAGGTCAAGCGGCTGCCCGTGGTCGACGAGATCGGCCGCGTGGTCGGCATCGTCAGCCGGCGGGACCTGCTCCAGGTCTTCCTGCGCCACGACGCGGCCATCCGGGACGAGATCAACCACGACGTGCTCGGCCAGACCCTCTGGCTCGCTCCCGGCGACGTTCAGGTGGCGGTGACCGAGGGCGTGGTCACGCTGGAGGGGCGGTTGCCCCGTCGCAGCCTGATCCCGATCACCGAGCAGCTGTGCCGCGCCGTGGACGGCGTGGTAGCCGTCCACCACACCCTCGACTGGGCCGAGGACGACACCAGCCCGGACCTGGAACACCCCCGCGCCTACCGCGCGGCATCGTAG
- a CDS encoding Rv1733c family protein: MTAVSGPAGRVQSFRRHLRQALGKDHNPLIRPVDRSRSRAALLTVLGIGLAVLGSAGAAAADFSTVRHRVSVRAAHLHRVQAVVLTPAQRRTDSDTGKKRYEAGAVWAGPGGPNNTGTVTVPRGTTPGTTVGILVDDTSRFAPPPPKTAEIVADAACLGLFTLGSLVAVLGAGLGIRLNALDRRADQAWQHSWTLLEPFWSGRAHRDNRTGRPHDAPTNHPNDPRQ, encoded by the coding sequence ATGACCGCCGTTTCCGGGCCCGCCGGTCGGGTCCAGTCCTTCCGCCGCCACCTGCGGCAGGCGCTCGGGAAGGATCACAACCCGTTGATCCGCCCGGTCGACCGCTCACGCAGCCGCGCCGCGCTGTTGACCGTGCTCGGCATCGGGCTGGCCGTACTCGGGAGCGCCGGCGCCGCGGCAGCCGACTTCTCCACCGTCCGGCACCGGGTCTCCGTGAGGGCCGCCCACCTGCACCGGGTCCAGGCGGTCGTGCTCACCCCGGCCCAGCGGCGGACCGACAGCGACACCGGCAAGAAGCGGTACGAGGCCGGTGCCGTCTGGGCCGGGCCCGGCGGCCCGAACAACACGGGCACCGTCACGGTTCCGCGTGGCACCACCCCTGGTACGACCGTCGGCATCCTGGTCGACGACACCAGCCGATTCGCGCCGCCCCCACCCAAAACCGCCGAGATCGTCGCCGACGCGGCCTGCCTGGGGCTGTTCACCCTCGGCAGCCTCGTCGCTGTCCTCGGCGCCGGGCTCGGCATCCGCCTGAATGCCCTGGACCGCCGGGCCGACCAGGCCTGGCAGCACTCCTGGACGCTGTTGGAGCCGTTCTGGAGCGGTCGCGCCCACCGCGACAACCGAACGGGGCGCCCGCACGACGCCCCGACGAACCATCCCAACGACCCTCGTCAATAG
- a CDS encoding pyridoxamine 5'-phosphate oxidase family protein produces MLAHRAAMAPAYLRQLLRAGPEFDPPGFVRIAAVLGMAWPELLSGRRPDATPGQAEPEQTEPGPRPMLLHLTEPQCWELIGTHGVGRVGLPVQPGPLVLPVNYAVDAGTVVYRTAPGGAAAPSEGSPVSFQVDHIDERRSRGWSVLILGEAHHVDDLDEEQRLSALPGTTPWAGGSRPLWVRVRPDEVTGRRIATA; encoded by the coding sequence ATGCTGGCCCACCGGGCGGCCATGGCGCCGGCCTACCTGCGCCAACTCCTGCGGGCCGGACCGGAGTTCGACCCGCCGGGGTTCGTCCGGATTGCCGCCGTGCTCGGGATGGCCTGGCCGGAGTTGCTGTCGGGTCGGCGCCCCGATGCCACACCGGGGCAGGCGGAACCAGAGCAGACGGAGCCCGGCCCGCGCCCGATGCTGCTCCACCTCACCGAGCCGCAGTGCTGGGAGCTGATCGGCACCCACGGTGTCGGCCGGGTCGGTCTCCCCGTCCAGCCGGGGCCGTTGGTGCTCCCGGTCAACTACGCGGTGGACGCCGGAACGGTCGTCTACCGCACGGCTCCCGGGGGCGCCGCAGCCCCGTCCGAGGGCTCGCCGGTCTCCTTCCAGGTGGATCACATCGATGAACGTCGGAGCCGTGGCTGGAGCGTCCTCATCCTCGGCGAGGCCCACCACGTCGACGACCTGGACGAGGAGCAGCGACTCTCGGCGCTGCCCGGCACGACACCATGGGCCGGTGGCTCCCGGCCACTGTGGGTGCGGGTCCGGCCCGACGAGGTCACCGGCCGCCGGATCGCTACGGCGTGA
- a CDS encoding MBL fold metallo-hydrolase RNA specificity domain-containing protein, which yields MTTDTGEPRPQPRPGLLTFLGGVGTVTGSKFLVETDHARLMIDCGLFQGLAELRRRNRRPLPLDPADVRAVVLTHAHLDHCGYLPRLVRDGFRGPVLTTPDTARIAELILRDSAHLLREEADHANEHGWSKHRPAQPLYDDEDVENTLRMFDPVPLDTDVEITAGIVLRLHRAGHILGSAWAHVVLEDGRTIAASGDLGRPVHPLLRPPEPFTGADVLLMESTYGHRHHEETAAREWFARALERTLARGGTVVIPSFAVDRTEVVLHQLTELRRTGRLPANVPVYVDSPMALATLQIYREAFATASDQLRPDVLAQGPTALDPEPFTLIHSLQDSLALDRAHSPAVIVSASGMATGGRVVHHLRRLLPDARNTVVVVGYAAEGTRARDLVDGARTLKMYGTYVPVRAEVVNVPAFSAHADAAEIIDWLRAAPPPSAVYLVHGEPEGSQALRDRIDRELGWTAVVPRSGERVLIR from the coding sequence ATGACGACGGACACCGGCGAGCCCCGACCGCAGCCCCGACCGGGCCTGCTGACCTTCCTGGGCGGCGTGGGCACCGTCACCGGCAGCAAGTTCCTGGTCGAGACGGACCACGCCCGCCTGATGATCGACTGCGGCCTGTTCCAGGGCCTGGCCGAGCTGCGCCGCCGCAACCGCCGCCCGTTGCCGCTCGACCCCGCCGACGTCCGGGCCGTCGTGCTCACCCACGCACACCTCGACCACTGCGGCTACCTGCCCCGGCTGGTCCGCGACGGCTTCCGCGGGCCGGTGCTCACCACCCCCGACACCGCCCGGATCGCCGAGCTGATCCTGCGCGACAGCGCCCACCTGCTGCGCGAGGAGGCGGACCACGCCAACGAGCACGGCTGGTCCAAACACCGGCCCGCCCAGCCTCTCTACGACGACGAGGACGTCGAGAACACGCTGCGGATGTTCGACCCCGTCCCGCTGGACACCGACGTCGAGATCACCGCCGGCATCGTCCTCCGGCTGCACCGCGCCGGACACATCCTCGGCTCCGCCTGGGCCCACGTGGTACTTGAGGACGGCCGCACCATCGCCGCCAGCGGCGACCTCGGTCGCCCCGTCCACCCGCTGCTGCGCCCGCCCGAGCCGTTCACCGGCGCCGACGTGCTGCTCATGGAGTCCACGTACGGCCACCGGCACCACGAGGAGACGGCCGCCCGCGAGTGGTTCGCCCGTGCGCTGGAACGTACCCTCGCCCGCGGCGGCACCGTCGTCATCCCCTCCTTCGCCGTCGATCGCACCGAGGTCGTCCTGCACCAGCTGACCGAGCTGCGCCGGACAGGCCGGCTGCCCGCCAACGTGCCCGTGTACGTGGACAGCCCGATGGCGCTCGCCACCCTCCAGATCTACCGGGAGGCCTTCGCCACCGCCTCCGACCAGCTGCGCCCCGACGTCCTCGCTCAGGGCCCGACCGCCCTCGACCCGGAACCGTTCACGCTGATCCACTCGCTCCAGGACTCACTCGCCCTCGACCGTGCCCACAGCCCCGCCGTCATCGTCTCCGCCTCCGGCATGGCCACCGGCGGCCGCGTCGTCCACCACCTGCGCCGCCTGCTCCCCGACGCCCGCAACACCGTCGTCGTGGTCGGTTACGCCGCCGAGGGCACCCGCGCCCGGGATCTGGTGGACGGCGCCCGCACGCTGAAGATGTACGGGACGTACGTGCCGGTGCGGGCCGAGGTCGTCAACGTCCCCGCCTTCTCCGCGCACGCCGACGCCGCCGAGATCATCGACTGGCTCCGTGCGGCCCCGCCGCCGAGTGCGGTCTACCTCGTCCACGGCGAGCCGGAGGGCTCCCAGGCGCTGCGCGACCGGATCGACCGCGAACTCGGCTGGACGGCCGTGGTCCCGCGCTCGGGCGAGCGGGTGCTGATCCGCTGA
- a CDS encoding bifunctional acetate--CoA ligase family protein/GNAT family N-acetyltransferase, whose translation MSTVHPPQTTAEALLADGTTIGIRPLGPQDHQAVLDLHTEGMSEASRRMRFFGVSRNAPGQAADRLCGPPRTGLLALGAWAGEELVGEADCERLEDPPETAELALAVADRWHHRGVATLLLEHLVHTARAVGIRFFEADTLSGNRAVHRVFADLGLPVQRRFAQGEVRIRVPLDEADERYRTAVDERGRRADVASLAALLRPASVAVVGASRREGSVGRTVLGKIRRGGFTGAVWAVNPRAEEIDGEPAYPSVAALPAVPDLAVLAVPAAAVGEVAEECGDAGVRALVVLTSGLGPQDARRLMRACRRHSMRLVGPNSLGLAQADPAVRLDAEFGGAFPKPGTAGVAVQSGGVGIALLERLTWLGVGVSSFVSLGDKYDVSGDDLLQWWEADGRTDLALLHLESFGNPRAFARTARRVTRTIPVLTVDAGRSTAGRRGAASHTAAAATRTVTREALFRQAGITATHSIDELVEAAALLHAQPLPAPRGAVAVVSNAGGIGILAADACAEAGLVLPELPQRLAALLPDGASIRNPVDTTAAVRPAELARFLQALEGEPAVDAVLVCLVPTALCATPEQDPLRALLDGPAGRRVPVAAVLLDQQVPVRYLTCADGGALPVYSDTVAAARALGHAQDRARWLAEPLSVPADAPDCDRRTARSLVDGYLTAHPEGGWLDPLSTADLLEGYGLPLTTSVWARDEHMTVVTAAGLRRLGHEGKVALKAYWPGQVHKSAVGAVRTGLATDAEVRSAYREFTRRFGTELAGAVVQPMAAPGLELLAGVVQDRVFGPLVVLGLGGTATEVLADRVARLAPLSERDLTTMVAELRSAPLLFGHNGGPAVDLAAVRSVLARLSRLADDFPELAEADLNPVIVRPDGAVCVDARVRLEPRPSFDPYLRRLRRPAAAEGK comes from the coding sequence ATGTCCACCGTCCACCCGCCGCAGACCACCGCCGAGGCCCTGCTGGCCGACGGCACCACGATCGGGATCCGGCCGCTCGGCCCGCAGGACCACCAGGCGGTCCTGGACCTCCACACCGAGGGGATGTCCGAGGCGAGCCGCCGGATGCGGTTCTTCGGGGTCAGTCGCAACGCGCCGGGACAGGCCGCCGACCGACTCTGCGGGCCTCCGAGGACCGGGCTGCTGGCGCTCGGCGCCTGGGCGGGGGAGGAACTGGTCGGCGAGGCGGACTGCGAACGACTGGAGGACCCGCCGGAGACGGCGGAGCTGGCGCTGGCGGTGGCCGACCGGTGGCACCACCGGGGCGTGGCCACCCTGCTGCTGGAACACCTCGTGCACACCGCCCGGGCCGTCGGCATCCGTTTCTTCGAGGCCGACACCCTGAGCGGCAACCGGGCCGTCCACCGGGTCTTCGCCGACCTCGGCCTGCCCGTCCAGCGCCGCTTCGCACAGGGCGAGGTCAGGATCCGGGTGCCGCTGGACGAGGCGGACGAGCGCTACCGCACGGCGGTGGACGAACGAGGGCGTCGCGCCGACGTGGCCAGCCTGGCGGCGCTGCTGCGTCCGGCCTCGGTCGCGGTGGTCGGGGCATCCCGCCGGGAGGGGTCGGTCGGGCGGACCGTCCTCGGGAAGATCCGGCGGGGCGGCTTCACCGGCGCGGTCTGGGCGGTCAACCCGCGGGCCGAGGAGATCGACGGCGAGCCCGCCTACCCGTCCGTCGCCGCGCTGCCCGCCGTGCCGGACCTCGCCGTGCTGGCCGTCCCGGCCGCGGCGGTGGGGGAGGTAGCCGAGGAGTGCGGCGACGCCGGGGTCCGGGCGCTGGTGGTACTCACCTCCGGGCTCGGCCCGCAGGACGCACGGCGACTGATGCGCGCCTGCCGCCGGCACAGCATGCGCCTGGTCGGCCCGAACAGCCTCGGCCTGGCCCAGGCCGATCCCGCCGTCCGGCTGGACGCCGAGTTCGGCGGGGCGTTCCCGAAACCCGGGACCGCCGGGGTCGCCGTCCAGAGCGGCGGCGTCGGGATCGCCCTGCTGGAACGGCTGACCTGGCTGGGCGTCGGGGTGTCGAGCTTCGTCTCGCTCGGCGACAAGTACGACGTCAGCGGCGACGACCTGCTCCAGTGGTGGGAGGCGGACGGCCGCACCGATCTCGCTCTGCTCCACCTGGAGTCCTTCGGCAACCCGCGCGCCTTCGCCCGCACCGCCCGCCGCGTCACCCGCACGATCCCGGTGCTCACCGTCGACGCCGGGCGCTCGACCGCCGGCCGCCGCGGCGCCGCCTCGCACACCGCGGCCGCCGCCACCCGCACCGTCACCCGGGAGGCGCTGTTCCGGCAGGCGGGCATCACGGCGACCCACAGCATCGACGAACTCGTCGAGGCCGCCGCGCTGTTGCACGCCCAGCCGCTGCCGGCTCCGCGCGGCGCGGTCGCCGTGGTGTCCAACGCCGGCGGCATCGGCATCCTGGCCGCGGACGCCTGCGCGGAAGCCGGCTTGGTGCTGCCCGAACTCCCGCAGCGCCTGGCGGCGTTGCTCCCAGACGGAGCCTCCATACGAAACCCGGTGGACACCACGGCAGCCGTGCGCCCCGCCGAACTGGCCCGCTTCCTACAGGCGTTGGAGGGTGAACCAGCCGTCGACGCCGTCCTGGTGTGCCTGGTGCCGACGGCGCTCTGCGCCACCCCGGAACAGGATCCGCTGCGCGCCCTGCTGGACGGCCCGGCCGGCCGCCGCGTCCCGGTCGCCGCCGTGCTGCTCGACCAGCAGGTGCCCGTCCGCTACCTCACCTGCGCCGACGGCGGCGCGCTTCCGGTCTACTCGGACACCGTCGCCGCCGCCCGCGCCCTCGGCCACGCCCAGGACCGCGCCCGCTGGCTCGCCGAGCCTCTGTCCGTACCGGCCGACGCCCCGGACTGCGACCGGCGCACCGCCCGCAGCCTGGTGGACGGCTACCTCACCGCCCATCCCGAGGGCGGCTGGCTCGACCCGCTGTCCACCGCCGACCTGCTGGAGGGCTACGGCCTGCCGCTGACCACGTCCGTGTGGGCCCGCGACGAACACATGACGGTCGTCACCGCCGCCGGGCTGCGCAGGCTCGGGCACGAGGGAAAGGTGGCTCTGAAGGCGTACTGGCCCGGCCAGGTGCACAAGAGCGCGGTGGGCGCCGTCCGCACGGGCCTCGCCACGGACGCCGAAGTGCGCTCCGCCTACCGCGAGTTCACCCGGCGCTTCGGCACGGAACTGGCCGGAGCGGTGGTCCAGCCGATGGCCGCGCCCGGGCTGGAACTGCTGGCCGGCGTGGTCCAGGACCGGGTCTTCGGCCCGCTCGTCGTCCTCGGCCTGGGCGGCACCGCCACCGAGGTCCTGGCCGACCGGGTGGCCCGGCTCGCCCCGCTGAGCGAGCGCGACCTGACCACGATGGTTGCCGAACTCCGCAGCGCACCACTGCTGTTCGGGCACAATGGCGGTCCGGCCGTCGACCTGGCCGCCGTGCGGTCCGTCCTCGCCCGGCTGTCCCGGCTCGCCGACGACTTCCCCGAGCTCGCCGAGGCCGACCTCAACCCCGTCATCGTCCGGCCCGACGGCGCGGTCTGCGTGGACGCCCGGGTCCGCCTCGAACCGCGTCCCTCCTTCGACCCCTACCTGCGACGGCTCCGGCGCCCGGCGGCCGCCGAGGGGAAGTGA
- a CDS encoding glycoside hydrolase family 65 protein, whose protein sequence is MPDPWTLRYQGFDPDEERLREALCAVGNGYVVSRGAAPEAVADGVHYPGTYLAGCYDRAESTVAGRVVTNEDLINCPNWLPLTFRPAGGTWFTGPPTEQTLELDLRRGVLTRTALVVDDRGRRTRLVQRRLASQARPHLLALESTFTPENWSGPLEVRSGLDGGVANTGVSRYRGLTERHLVPAGQGVDEAGLLQLEADAANSPLRIALCARTSTDRAEVTTECREGWVAHLLTVDAERGEPVTVEKTVALHTSRDPAIETPLRASLLLAAEAGRFEELLAEHALRWTELWRRCRIDADFEGTGPLHLNLFHLLQTYSEHSVDLDVGIPARGLHGEAYRGHVFWDELFVLRLLNLRFPELARAVLRYRHRRLDAARRQAHEIGMHGAMYPWQSASDGREESQYLHLNPLSGRWLPDHTHLQRHVGSAVAYNIWQYYQATGDRDFLATAGAETLLEIARFWSSAAAYDRSRGRWSIRGVLGPDEYHDAYPWADRPGLDDNAYTNVLASWVLARAQDALDVLPGYRRDELRERLALDDCELDRWQEVGRHLHVPFHEGVLSQFAGYERLAELDWEAYRRRYPDLRRLDRILEAEGDTVNRYKASKQADALMLWFLFSAREVRDLLRRLGHPAGHELLRRTTGYYLRRTVHGSTLSSVVHAWVLTRSDRRASWRHFRDALVADLLDSQRGTTAEGVHLGAMAGAVDLLQRCYTGLEIREDALWLDPHLPSALGRLELDLRYRGHWGLVIAVDRRTATVSLREDRQEPVRIRLRGTQAVIRPGETRRFHL, encoded by the coding sequence ATGCCAGACCCGTGGACCCTCCGCTACCAGGGCTTCGACCCCGACGAGGAGAGGCTGCGGGAGGCACTGTGCGCGGTCGGCAACGGTTACGTGGTCAGCCGGGGGGCCGCGCCCGAGGCGGTCGCCGACGGCGTCCACTACCCGGGGACGTACCTGGCCGGCTGCTACGACCGGGCGGAGTCGACGGTCGCGGGGCGGGTCGTCACCAACGAGGACCTGATCAACTGCCCGAACTGGCTGCCCCTGACGTTCCGCCCGGCCGGCGGCACCTGGTTCACCGGCCCGCCCACCGAGCAGACCCTGGAGCTGGACCTGCGCCGAGGTGTGCTGACCCGCACCGCCCTCGTGGTCGACGACCGGGGACGGCGGACCCGACTGGTCCAGCGCCGCCTCGCCAGCCAGGCCCGGCCGCATCTGCTCGCCCTGGAGAGCACTTTCACCCCGGAGAACTGGTCCGGCCCGCTGGAGGTCCGCTCCGGCCTGGACGGCGGCGTCGCCAACACCGGAGTCTCCCGCTACCGAGGACTGACCGAGCGCCACCTCGTCCCGGCCGGCCAGGGCGTGGACGAGGCGGGGCTGCTCCAACTGGAAGCCGATGCGGCCAACTCGCCGCTGCGGATCGCCCTTTGCGCCCGGACGAGTACGGACCGGGCGGAAGTGACGACCGAGTGCCGCGAGGGCTGGGTGGCCCACCTCCTCACCGTGGACGCCGAACGCGGCGAGCCCGTCACGGTGGAGAAGACGGTCGCGCTGCACACCTCCCGCGACCCGGCGATCGAAACCCCGCTGCGCGCCTCCCTCCTGCTCGCCGCCGAGGCCGGGCGCTTCGAAGAGCTGCTCGCCGAACACGCCCTGCGCTGGACGGAGTTGTGGCGCCGCTGCCGGATCGACGCCGACTTCGAGGGCACCGGCCCGCTGCACCTGAACCTCTTCCACCTGCTCCAGACCTACTCCGAGCACTCCGTCGACCTGGACGTCGGCATCCCGGCCCGCGGACTGCACGGCGAGGCGTACCGGGGCCACGTGTTCTGGGACGAGCTGTTCGTCCTGCGGCTGCTCAACCTCCGTTTCCCCGAACTCGCCCGCGCCGTCCTCCGTTACCGCCACCGCCGCCTCGACGCCGCCCGCCGGCAGGCCCACGAGATCGGGATGCACGGCGCGATGTACCCGTGGCAGAGCGCGAGCGACGGCCGGGAGGAGTCCCAGTACCTGCACCTCAACCCGCTGTCCGGCCGCTGGCTGCCCGACCACACCCACCTCCAGCGGCACGTCGGCTCGGCGGTCGCCTACAACATCTGGCAGTACTACCAGGCCACCGGGGACCGGGACTTCCTCGCCACGGCCGGCGCCGAGACGCTGCTGGAGATCGCCCGGTTCTGGTCCTCCGCCGCCGCCTACGACCGGAGCCGCGGGCGCTGGTCGATCCGCGGCGTGCTCGGCCCCGACGAGTACCACGACGCCTACCCCTGGGCGGACCGGCCGGGCCTCGACGACAACGCGTACACCAACGTCCTGGCGTCCTGGGTGCTGGCCCGCGCCCAGGACGCCCTGGACGTCCTGCCCGGCTACCGCCGCGACGAGCTGCGCGAGCGCCTCGCCCTCGACGACTGTGAGCTGGACCGCTGGCAGGAGGTCGGCCGGCACCTGCACGTCCCCTTCCACGAGGGCGTGCTCAGCCAGTTCGCCGGCTACGAGCGGCTCGCCGAACTCGACTGGGAGGCCTACCGGCGCCGCTACCCCGACCTGCGCCGGCTCGACCGGATCCTGGAGGCCGAGGGCGACACGGTCAACCGCTACAAGGCGTCCAAGCAGGCCGACGCGCTGATGCTCTGGTTCCTCTTCTCCGCCCGCGAGGTCCGCGACCTGCTGCGCCGACTCGGCCACCCCGCCGGCCACGAACTGCTCCGCCGCACCACCGGCTACTACCTGCGGCGCACCGTCCACGGCTCGACGCTCAGCTCCGTAGTGCACGCCTGGGTGCTCACCCGCTCCGACCGCCGCGCCTCCTGGCGGCACTTCCGCGACGCCCTGGTCGCCGACCTCCTGGACAGCCAGCGCGGCACCACGGCGGAGGGCGTCCACCTGGGCGCCATGGCGGGCGCGGTCGACCTGCTGCAGCGCTGCTACACCGGCCTGGAGATCCGCGAGGACGCCCTCTGGCTCGACCCTCACCTGCCGTCCGCCCTCGGCCGGCTCGAACTGGACCTGCGCTACCGGGGCCACTGGGGCCTCGTCATCGCCGTCGACCGGCGGACGGCCACGGTGAGCCTGCGCGAGGACCGCCAGGAGCCGGTCCGGATCCGCCTGCGCGGCACGCAGGCGGTGATCCGGCCCGGCGAGACCCGCCGCTTCCACCTCTGA